The Esox lucius isolate fEsoLuc1 chromosome 5, fEsoLuc1.pri, whole genome shotgun sequence genome includes a region encoding these proteins:
- the LOC105031341 gene encoding uncharacterized protein LOC105031341 isoform X3, producing the protein MTLCCRYATGETVDPYFLQILQYTSISDFAASVRVFCPRSSDHCGRMGPSSHESYFTSEAELPVSCCRGDPQIVSYTNRGVVVVEKLDEESDQCYEDYHCWISSGEKSPKVSPTALNPLTPHPIPASLEGDECGHGRKVSFFNDVTVDVFDQESPTRELQGLWPDDCSKETHSGSLMTICRDNPNITGQSPPPPGNHLGHPPQLSTSGVSSEDIGVSLEWEDDFSVLESFPQNRYGRAPSHHIRVECTVGTDPPVLSHLHVGGGAVHLAVPVLS; encoded by the exons ATGACGCTGTGTTGTAGATATGCTACGGGTGAGACTGTAGATCCATATTTCCTTCAAATCCTCCAGTATACTTCCATTTCTGATTTTGCAGCTTCTGT CAGGGTCTTTTGTCCTCGCTCATCCGACCATTGCGGTAGAATGGGGCCATCGAGCCATGAG AGTTACTTCACTTCGGAGGCGGAGTTACCAGTGTCCTGTTGCCGGGGGGACCCTCAAATTGTCAGCTACACAAATAGGGGTGTGGTCGTGGTGGAGAAGTTGGATGAAGAGAGTGACCAATG TTATGAGGACTACCACTGCTGGATCTCCTCAGGTGAGAAGAGCCCCAAGGTCAGCCCCACTGCCCTCAACCCGTTGACCCCCCATCCCATCCCTGCATCATTAGAAGGGGACGAATGTGGGCACGGGAGGAAGGTGTCTTTCTTCAATGATGTCACTGTCGACGTCTTTGATCAG GAGAGTCCCACCAGGGAGTTACAGGGTCTCTGGCCAGACGATTGCAGCAAAGAAACCCACAGTGGATCCCTAATGACAATTTGCAGAGATAACCCTAACATCACTGGTCAATCTCCACCTCCGCCAGGCAATCACCTCGGCCACCCACCTCAGCTGTCAACATCAGGGGTGTCTTCGGAGGACATTG GTGTCAGCTTGGAATGGGAGGATGACTTCTCCGTCCTGGAGAGCTTCCCTCAAAACCGCTATGGCCGAGCACCATCTCATCATATCAGAGTCGAGTGCACCGTCGGTACCGACCCGCCGGTCCTCTCGCACCTCCACGTTGGAGGGGGAGCGGTCCATTTAGCCGTGCCTGTTCTCAGTTGA
- the bhlha15 gene encoding class A basic helix-loop-helix protein 15 translates to MKSKGKASKSPRKPWTDPDHEPETSETSEPGSSEQEGSEASVRIRGSWRGVLRGGDRERGGGGAARGHHRRRRSHNGGKERNVRRLESNERERQRMHKLNNAFQALREAIPHVRMDKKLSKIETLTLAENYIKSLTTIILGMSSTCLPAGETATETSATRLLQCYQQHLEEDGEESLSQFLNQIHSFSQGSEKSS, encoded by the coding sequence ATGAAGTCTAAAGGGAAGGCCTCCAAGTCACCCAGGAAACCCTGGACCGACCCAGACCATGAACCGGAGACAAGTGAGACCAGTGAACCAGGCTCCAGCGAACAGGAGGGCTCCGAGGCATCGGTCCGTATAAGAGGCTCCTGGAGGGGAGTCCTGAGAGGAGGGGACCGGGAGCGAGGAGGAGGGGGCGCCGCCCGCGGCCACCACAGGCGCAGACGGTCTCACAACGGTGGCAAAGAACGGAATGTCCGGCGGCTGGAGAGCAACGAGCGGGAGCGCCAGCGCATGCACAAACTCAACAATGCCTTCCAGGCTCTCCGAGAGGCCATCCCGCACGTCAGAATGGACAAGAAGCTCTCCAAGATCGAGACGCTGACGCTGGCCGAGAACTACATCAAGTCCCTGACCACCATCATCCTGGGGATGTCCAGCACGTGCCTGCCTGCCGGGGAGACCGCGACGGAGACCAGCGCCACACGACTTCTCCAGTGTTACCAGCAGCATCTggaggaggatggggaggagagCTTGTCTCAGTTCCTCAACCAGATCCACAGCTTCAGCCAAGGCAGTGAAAAATCCagctaa
- the LOC105031341 gene encoding uncharacterized protein LOC105031341 isoform X4 has product MSPQSATRHGLTGGRAEHRVGALLGICPVRVFCPRSSDHCGRMGPSSHESYFTSEAELPVSCCRGDPQIVSYTNRGVVVVEKLDEESDQCYEDYHCWISSGEKSPKVSPTALNPLTPHPIPASLEGDECGHGRKVSFFNDVTVDVFDQESPTRELQGLWPDDCSKETHSGSLMTICRDNPNITGQSPPPPGNHLGHPPQLSTSGVSSEDIGVSLEWEDDFSVLESFPQNRYGRAPSHHIRVECTVGTDPPVLSHLHVGGGAVHLAVPVLS; this is encoded by the exons AGTGCAACGAGGCATGGTCTGACCGGTGGAAGAGCAGAGCATCGTGTGGGCGCACTACTTGGAATATGCCCTGT CAGGGTCTTTTGTCCTCGCTCATCCGACCATTGCGGTAGAATGGGGCCATCGAGCCATGAG AGTTACTTCACTTCGGAGGCGGAGTTACCAGTGTCCTGTTGCCGGGGGGACCCTCAAATTGTCAGCTACACAAATAGGGGTGTGGTCGTGGTGGAGAAGTTGGATGAAGAGAGTGACCAATG TTATGAGGACTACCACTGCTGGATCTCCTCAGGTGAGAAGAGCCCCAAGGTCAGCCCCACTGCCCTCAACCCGTTGACCCCCCATCCCATCCCTGCATCATTAGAAGGGGACGAATGTGGGCACGGGAGGAAGGTGTCTTTCTTCAATGATGTCACTGTCGACGTCTTTGATCAG GAGAGTCCCACCAGGGAGTTACAGGGTCTCTGGCCAGACGATTGCAGCAAAGAAACCCACAGTGGATCCCTAATGACAATTTGCAGAGATAACCCTAACATCACTGGTCAATCTCCACCTCCGCCAGGCAATCACCTCGGCCACCCACCTCAGCTGTCAACATCAGGGGTGTCTTCGGAGGACATTG GTGTCAGCTTGGAATGGGAGGATGACTTCTCCGTCCTGGAGAGCTTCCCTCAAAACCGCTATGGCCGAGCACCATCTCATCATATCAGAGTCGAGTGCACCGTCGGTACCGACCCGCCGGTCCTCTCGCACCTCCACGTTGGAGGGGGAGCGGTCCATTTAGCCGTGCCTGTTCTCAGTTGA
- the LOC105031341 gene encoding serine/threonine-protein kinase LMTK1 isoform X5, with protein MGPSSHESYFTSEAELPVSCCRGDPQIVSYTNRGVVVVEKLDEESDQCYEDYHCWISSGEKSPKVSPTALNPLTPHPIPASLEGDECGHGRKVSFFNDVTVDVFDQESPTRELQGLWPDDCSKETHSGSLMTICRDNPNITGQSPPPPGNHLGHPPQLSTSGVSSEDIGVSLEWEDDFSVLESFPQNRYGRAPSHHIRVECTVGTDPPVLSHLHVGGGAVHLAVPVLS; from the exons ATGGGGCCATCGAGCCATGAG AGTTACTTCACTTCGGAGGCGGAGTTACCAGTGTCCTGTTGCCGGGGGGACCCTCAAATTGTCAGCTACACAAATAGGGGTGTGGTCGTGGTGGAGAAGTTGGATGAAGAGAGTGACCAATG TTATGAGGACTACCACTGCTGGATCTCCTCAGGTGAGAAGAGCCCCAAGGTCAGCCCCACTGCCCTCAACCCGTTGACCCCCCATCCCATCCCTGCATCATTAGAAGGGGACGAATGTGGGCACGGGAGGAAGGTGTCTTTCTTCAATGATGTCACTGTCGACGTCTTTGATCAG GAGAGTCCCACCAGGGAGTTACAGGGTCTCTGGCCAGACGATTGCAGCAAAGAAACCCACAGTGGATCCCTAATGACAATTTGCAGAGATAACCCTAACATCACTGGTCAATCTCCACCTCCGCCAGGCAATCACCTCGGCCACCCACCTCAGCTGTCAACATCAGGGGTGTCTTCGGAGGACATTG GTGTCAGCTTGGAATGGGAGGATGACTTCTCCGTCCTGGAGAGCTTCCCTCAAAACCGCTATGGCCGAGCACCATCTCATCATATCAGAGTCGAGTGCACCGTCGGTACCGACCCGCCGGTCCTCTCGCACCTCCACGTTGGAGGGGGAGCGGTCCATTTAGCCGTGCCTGTTCTCAGTTGA
- the LOC105031341 gene encoding uncharacterized protein LOC105031341 isoform X1 has protein sequence MSPQNEKQEATSSWRVQIKAVDGTAKGGGLIFLFTQSATRHGLTGGRAEHRVGALLGICPVRVFCPRSSDHCGRMGPSSHESYFTSEAELPVSCCRGDPQIVSYTNRGVVVVEKLDEESDQCYEDYHCWISSGEKSPKVSPTALNPLTPHPIPASLEGDECGHGRKVSFFNDVTVDVFDQESPTRELQGLWPDDCSKETHSGSLMTICRDNPNITGQSPPPPGNHLGHPPQLSTSGVSSEDIGVSLEWEDDFSVLESFPQNRYGRAPSHHIRVECTVGTDPPVLSHLHVGGGAVHLAVPVLS, from the exons AATGAGAAGCAAGAAGCCACATCTTCCTGGCGTGTCCAAATAAAGGCTGTAGACGGGACTGCTAAGGGTGGAGGACTAATATTCCTTTTTACCCAGAGTGCAACGAGGCATGGTCTGACCGGTGGAAGAGCAGAGCATCGTGTGGGCGCACTACTTGGAATATGCCCTGT CAGGGTCTTTTGTCCTCGCTCATCCGACCATTGCGGTAGAATGGGGCCATCGAGCCATGAG AGTTACTTCACTTCGGAGGCGGAGTTACCAGTGTCCTGTTGCCGGGGGGACCCTCAAATTGTCAGCTACACAAATAGGGGTGTGGTCGTGGTGGAGAAGTTGGATGAAGAGAGTGACCAATG TTATGAGGACTACCACTGCTGGATCTCCTCAGGTGAGAAGAGCCCCAAGGTCAGCCCCACTGCCCTCAACCCGTTGACCCCCCATCCCATCCCTGCATCATTAGAAGGGGACGAATGTGGGCACGGGAGGAAGGTGTCTTTCTTCAATGATGTCACTGTCGACGTCTTTGATCAG GAGAGTCCCACCAGGGAGTTACAGGGTCTCTGGCCAGACGATTGCAGCAAAGAAACCCACAGTGGATCCCTAATGACAATTTGCAGAGATAACCCTAACATCACTGGTCAATCTCCACCTCCGCCAGGCAATCACCTCGGCCACCCACCTCAGCTGTCAACATCAGGGGTGTCTTCGGAGGACATTG GTGTCAGCTTGGAATGGGAGGATGACTTCTCCGTCCTGGAGAGCTTCCCTCAAAACCGCTATGGCCGAGCACCATCTCATCATATCAGAGTCGAGTGCACCGTCGGTACCGACCCGCCGGTCCTCTCGCACCTCCACGTTGGAGGGGGAGCGGTCCATTTAGCCGTGCCTGTTCTCAGTTGA
- the LOC105031341 gene encoding uncharacterized protein LOC105031341 isoform X2, with amino-acid sequence MSPQNEKQEATSSWRVQIKAVDGTAKGGGLIFLFTQSATRHGLTGGRAEHRVGALLGICPVVFCPRSSDHCGRMGPSSHESYFTSEAELPVSCCRGDPQIVSYTNRGVVVVEKLDEESDQCYEDYHCWISSGEKSPKVSPTALNPLTPHPIPASLEGDECGHGRKVSFFNDVTVDVFDQESPTRELQGLWPDDCSKETHSGSLMTICRDNPNITGQSPPPPGNHLGHPPQLSTSGVSSEDIGVSLEWEDDFSVLESFPQNRYGRAPSHHIRVECTVGTDPPVLSHLHVGGGAVHLAVPVLS; translated from the exons AATGAGAAGCAAGAAGCCACATCTTCCTGGCGTGTCCAAATAAAGGCTGTAGACGGGACTGCTAAGGGTGGAGGACTAATATTCCTTTTTACCCAGAGTGCAACGAGGCATGGTCTGACCGGTGGAAGAGCAGAGCATCGTGTGGGCGCACTACTTGGAATATGCCCTGT GGTCTTTTGTCCTCGCTCATCCGACCATTGCGGTAGAATGGGGCCATCGAGCCATGAG AGTTACTTCACTTCGGAGGCGGAGTTACCAGTGTCCTGTTGCCGGGGGGACCCTCAAATTGTCAGCTACACAAATAGGGGTGTGGTCGTGGTGGAGAAGTTGGATGAAGAGAGTGACCAATG TTATGAGGACTACCACTGCTGGATCTCCTCAGGTGAGAAGAGCCCCAAGGTCAGCCCCACTGCCCTCAACCCGTTGACCCCCCATCCCATCCCTGCATCATTAGAAGGGGACGAATGTGGGCACGGGAGGAAGGTGTCTTTCTTCAATGATGTCACTGTCGACGTCTTTGATCAG GAGAGTCCCACCAGGGAGTTACAGGGTCTCTGGCCAGACGATTGCAGCAAAGAAACCCACAGTGGATCCCTAATGACAATTTGCAGAGATAACCCTAACATCACTGGTCAATCTCCACCTCCGCCAGGCAATCACCTCGGCCACCCACCTCAGCTGTCAACATCAGGGGTGTCTTCGGAGGACATTG GTGTCAGCTTGGAATGGGAGGATGACTTCTCCGTCCTGGAGAGCTTCCCTCAAAACCGCTATGGCCGAGCACCATCTCATCATATCAGAGTCGAGTGCACCGTCGGTACCGACCCGCCGGTCCTCTCGCACCTCCACGTTGGAGGGGGAGCGGTCCATTTAGCCGTGCCTGTTCTCAGTTGA